The Terracoccus luteus genome includes a region encoding these proteins:
- a CDS encoding ABC transporter permease, translated as MLVELGKLFGRRRTWAAVVLLNVLPTIVAVTLAWTGIAPRPGSGPAFLSAVLADGTLFAIAALAIVLPLFLPVAIAVVAGESIAGEAQAGTLRYLLVRPVGRTRLLVRKLGAVVAFTLVAVLSVAGVGYVVGRLLLGDAPASGSLLSLSGTALTPTEVAWRTAVAIGYITVSMLGVAALALFLSTLTDSPQSASLGAMAFLIGSSLLLTVDAARPLQPYLPTRYWLSFVDLYRDPVLWSAIERGLALQAVYVGVFLLAAWANFTTRDVTS; from the coding sequence ATGCTCGTCGAGCTCGGCAAGCTCTTCGGCCGCCGCCGCACGTGGGCCGCGGTCGTGCTGCTCAACGTCCTGCCCACCATCGTCGCGGTGACCCTGGCCTGGACCGGCATCGCGCCGCGGCCCGGCTCCGGCCCGGCGTTCCTGTCGGCGGTGCTCGCCGACGGCACCCTCTTCGCCATCGCCGCGCTCGCCATCGTGCTGCCCCTCTTCCTGCCCGTCGCCATCGCCGTCGTCGCCGGCGAGTCGATCGCGGGCGAGGCGCAGGCCGGCACCCTGCGCTACCTGCTCGTGCGGCCCGTCGGGCGCACACGTCTGCTCGTGCGCAAGCTCGGCGCCGTCGTCGCCTTCACCCTCGTCGCCGTGCTGTCGGTCGCCGGTGTGGGCTACGTCGTCGGGCGGCTGCTGCTCGGTGACGCCCCGGCATCCGGCTCGTTGCTCTCGCTGTCGGGCACCGCACTGACCCCGACCGAGGTCGCCTGGCGCACGGCCGTCGCCATCGGCTACATCACCGTCTCCATGCTCGGCGTCGCCGCGCTCGCCCTCTTCCTCTCCACCCTCACCGACTCACCGCAGTCGGCGAGCCTCGGGGCGATGGCCTTCCTCATCGGCAGCTCGCTGCTGCTCACGGTCGACGCCGCGCGGCCGCTGCAGCCGTACCTGCCGACGCGGTACTGGCTCTCGTTCGTCGACCTCTACCGCGACCCCGTGCTCTGGAGCGCCATCGAGCGCGGCCTCGCGCTGCAGGCGGTGTACGTCGGCGTGTTCCTGCTCGCGGCGTGGGCCAACTTCACGACCCGCGACGTCACGAGCTGA
- a CDS encoding peptide-N4-asparagine amidase, protein MSRSARVRLSSLVVAAAAVVAAAGLVPAAASAAPSDSSPPPNAMATAPGHPASSARVTPPPEYAAAWDDPRTPEPPVAVPGTRRCTVRIVDHAFTNFDVFTQDFTPPAACAGGWSKVVMRLQGSVAGRQFDRLGYLDIGGVRALTLSTPEPSPTGITWDVEKDVTDLVPLLRSPQQVSMFIGNVVDDTYTGVLDVTVDLDFYVTGRGAPKAQTADRVLPLADQGRDGTDLTGRVTVPRNSTRLVAEVFATGSGGGCEEFWDTSAPAGTGYSCADGLPYREVDVSIDGQLAGVAAPYPVVYTGGWSNPFLWYTTPSPKAFDIPPLGYDLTPFLARLNDGRAHDVRVSVVGLPEGQSGWTLSPRFKVWRDAGSRVVTGTTAVAPPADPRVDATVTGEAGSGGSVALTGTRAFTAIGTLSTSAGVVTTSVQRSLENRSDHTWTAGEEDDVLKASWLDRQTVSTRTGGGAPVVERVERRYTKDGTLGFHPHPGIDGAYDVTGDLTILWRESAESRRSGALVDSRLETSWYSGEAAWIYGGPREERHATADTRSQARVVTRSADGTTSTYDRRLRSVNGVFVADTLRP, encoded by the coding sequence GTGAGTCGAAGCGCGCGGGTCCGGTTGTCGTCGTTGGTCGTCGCTGCCGCTGCGGTCGTGGCCGCCGCCGGCCTGGTGCCCGCTGCGGCCAGCGCGGCGCCGTCCGACTCAAGCCCACCGCCGAACGCGATGGCGACGGCGCCGGGCCACCCGGCATCCTCGGCTCGGGTCACCCCGCCACCGGAGTACGCGGCGGCGTGGGACGACCCGCGCACGCCGGAGCCGCCGGTCGCGGTGCCGGGCACGCGGAGGTGCACGGTGCGCATCGTCGACCACGCCTTCACGAACTTCGACGTCTTCACGCAGGACTTCACCCCGCCGGCGGCGTGCGCAGGCGGGTGGTCGAAGGTCGTCATGCGGTTGCAGGGGTCCGTGGCCGGGCGTCAGTTCGACCGGCTCGGCTACCTCGACATCGGCGGCGTGCGCGCCCTCACCCTCTCGACCCCGGAGCCCAGCCCGACCGGGATCACGTGGGACGTCGAGAAGGACGTCACCGACCTCGTGCCGCTGCTGCGCTCGCCGCAGCAGGTGTCGATGTTCATCGGCAACGTCGTCGACGACACGTACACGGGCGTGCTCGACGTCACCGTCGACCTCGACTTCTACGTCACCGGCCGCGGCGCTCCGAAGGCGCAGACGGCTGACCGCGTGCTGCCGCTGGCCGACCAGGGTCGCGACGGCACCGACCTCACCGGCAGGGTCACCGTCCCGCGCAACTCGACGCGACTCGTCGCCGAGGTCTTCGCCACCGGGTCGGGCGGCGGGTGCGAGGAGTTCTGGGACACGAGCGCGCCTGCGGGCACGGGCTACTCGTGCGCCGACGGCCTGCCGTACCGCGAGGTCGACGTCAGCATCGACGGGCAGCTGGCCGGGGTCGCCGCGCCCTACCCGGTCGTCTACACGGGCGGGTGGAGCAACCCCTTCCTCTGGTACACGACGCCATCGCCGAAGGCGTTCGACATCCCGCCGCTGGGCTACGACCTGACGCCGTTCCTCGCGCGGCTCAACGACGGCCGGGCGCACGACGTGCGGGTGTCGGTCGTCGGCCTGCCCGAGGGCCAGTCGGGCTGGACCCTCAGCCCACGCTTCAAGGTGTGGCGGGATGCCGGCAGCCGCGTCGTCACCGGGACGACCGCCGTCGCGCCTCCCGCCGACCCGCGCGTCGACGCCACGGTGACGGGGGAGGCGGGCTCGGGCGGCTCGGTCGCGCTGACCGGCACCCGGGCGTTCACCGCCATCGGGACCCTCTCGACGAGCGCCGGTGTCGTCACCACGTCGGTCCAGCGGTCGCTCGAGAACCGCTCCGACCACACGTGGACGGCGGGCGAGGAGGACGACGTGCTCAAGGCCTCGTGGCTCGACCGCCAGACCGTCAGCACGCGCACCGGGGGCGGCGCCCCGGTCGTGGAGCGGGTCGAGCGGCGCTACACCAAGGACGGCACGCTCGGCTTCCACCCGCACCCCGGCATCGACGGGGCCTACGACGTGACGGGGGACCTCACGATCCTGTGGCGCGAGAGCGCCGAGAGCCGTCGCTCGGGCGCGTTGGTCGACTCGCGGCTCGAGACGAGCTGGTACTCGGGTGAGGCCGCGTGGATCTACGGCGGCCCCCGCGAGGAGCGGCACGCCACGGCGGACACGAGGAGCCAGGCGCGGGTGGTGACGCGCTCGGCCGACGGGACGACGTCGACCTACGACCGTCGGCTGCGTTCGGTCAACGGCGTGTTCGTCGCCGACACGCTGCGCCCCTGA
- a CDS encoding VOC family protein, with the protein MPSFAGVNHVALTVTDLERSTRFYADVLGLLPVLDLGHGRVLLDRRSGFSVGLLRHPDAEGGAFTELRTGLDHLGLTATDRDELVAWEHHLDSLGVDHSPITDTALGSHLNLRDPDGIALELQAPTAVYVALVQQLGSGEVPDDVLRDQAEALLGPGLVIRP; encoded by the coding sequence ATGCCGTCGTTCGCCGGAGTCAACCACGTCGCCCTGACCGTCACCGACCTCGAGCGCAGCACCCGGTTCTACGCCGACGTGCTCGGGCTGCTGCCCGTGCTCGACCTCGGCCACGGCCGGGTGCTGCTCGACCGACGCAGCGGGTTCAGCGTCGGCCTGCTGCGGCACCCCGACGCCGAGGGCGGCGCCTTCACCGAGCTGCGCACCGGCCTGGACCACCTCGGCCTGACGGCCACCGACCGGGACGAGCTGGTGGCCTGGGAGCACCACCTCGACTCCCTCGGGGTGGACCACTCCCCCATCACCGACACGGCGCTCGGCTCGCACCTCAACCTCCGCGACCCCGACGGCATCGCCCTCGAGCTGCAGGCCCCCACCGCGGTCTACGTCGCCCTGGTCCAGCAGCTCGGCAGCGGGGAAGTGCCCGACGACGTCCTGCGCGACCAGGCCGAGGCGCTGCTCGGGCCCGGACTCGTCATCCGTCCCTGA
- a CDS encoding class E sortase produces the protein MRRAVGVTGELLLTAGLLVLLFVVWQIGVMGVVDGRRQADLVGGIERGFAAARTGSPASGQDTRPTDRPPAEGSLADLDPGGPFGVLRVPRLGGSEWARPVLQGVGLDVLARGLGHYAGTALPGQVGNLAIAGHRSGHGNPLIDIDAVQPGDAVVLETRAGWYVYRAVRHDVVAPDRSDVVAPVPERPGVRPTEPWLTLTTCSPRYGSTSRYVVFARFETLVPRAAGRPDAVLADPREL, from the coding sequence GTGCGCAGAGCGGTCGGGGTGACCGGTGAGCTGCTGCTCACGGCCGGGCTGCTCGTGCTCCTCTTCGTCGTCTGGCAGATCGGTGTCATGGGCGTCGTCGACGGTCGCCGCCAGGCCGATCTCGTGGGCGGCATCGAGCGGGGCTTCGCCGCCGCGCGAACCGGCTCACCGGCATCCGGTCAGGACACCCGTCCGACCGACCGGCCCCCGGCCGAGGGCTCCCTCGCCGACCTCGACCCGGGCGGGCCGTTCGGGGTGCTGCGCGTGCCGCGGCTGGGCGGCAGCGAGTGGGCCAGGCCGGTGCTGCAGGGCGTGGGTCTCGACGTGCTCGCGAGGGGGCTCGGTCACTACGCCGGCACCGCGCTGCCGGGCCAGGTCGGCAACCTCGCCATCGCCGGTCACCGGTCGGGGCACGGCAACCCGCTGATCGACATCGACGCCGTGCAGCCCGGCGACGCCGTCGTGCTCGAGACGCGGGCGGGCTGGTACGTCTACCGGGCCGTGCGCCACGACGTCGTCGCCCCCGACCGCTCCGACGTCGTGGCCCCCGTCCCCGAACGCCCCGGGGTGCGCCCGACCGAGCCCTGGCTCACCCTCACGACGTGCAGCCCGCGGTACGGGTCCACCTCGCGCTACGTCGTGTTCGCGCGCTTCGAGACGCTCGTACCGCGTGCGGCCGGACGGCCCGACGCCGTGCTCGCCGACCCGAGGGAGCTCTGA
- the aspS gene encoding aspartate--tRNA ligase gives MLRTHEAGTLRADHAGQTVTLTGWVARRRDHGGVAFLDLRDASGVAQVVARDEVLAEGGAHDVRNEYCVKVTGEVRVRPEGNTNPDLPTGEVEVVVSALEVLGESAPLPFQIDERVTVGEEARLKYRYLDLRRPEQGAAIRLRSKVNAAAREVLGRHDFVEIETPTLTRSTPEGARDFLVPARLRPGSWYALPQSPQLFKQLLMVAGMERYYQIARCYRDEDFRADRQPEFTQLDVEMSFVEQSDIVALGEEIVSALWKLIGVELDAPFQQLTYADAMARFGSDKPDLRFGHELTECTDFFSDTTFRVFQAEYVGAVVMPGGASQPRKQLDAWQEWAKQRGARGLAYVLVQEDGELTGPVAKNLSDAERSGLAAHVGAAPGDCIFFAAGGAKASRALLGAARLEIGHRCGLIDESAWSFLWVVDAPLFEPAADAVASGDVAVGAGAWTAVHHAFTSPKAEFMDTFDTDPGPALAYAYDIVCNGNEIGGGSIRIHRRDVQERVFKVMGLSEEEAQEKFGFLLEAFAFGAPPHGGIAFGWDRITALLAGADSIREVIAFPKSGGGYDPLTAAPAPITPLQRKEAGVDAKPELAPSPEPDAR, from the coding sequence GTGCTCCGCACTCACGAGGCCGGCACGCTGCGTGCCGACCACGCCGGCCAGACCGTCACGCTCACCGGCTGGGTGGCGCGTCGCCGCGATCACGGCGGGGTGGCCTTCCTCGACCTGCGCGACGCCTCGGGCGTGGCCCAGGTCGTCGCGCGCGACGAGGTGCTCGCCGAGGGCGGCGCCCACGACGTCCGCAACGAGTACTGCGTCAAGGTGACCGGCGAGGTGCGCGTGCGCCCCGAGGGCAACACGAACCCCGACCTGCCCACGGGCGAGGTCGAGGTCGTCGTCAGCGCCCTCGAGGTGCTGGGGGAGTCGGCGCCGCTGCCGTTCCAGATCGACGAGCGCGTGACGGTGGGCGAGGAGGCCCGCCTCAAGTACCGCTACCTCGACCTGCGCCGCCCCGAGCAGGGCGCCGCCATCCGCCTGCGCTCGAAGGTCAACGCCGCCGCCCGCGAGGTGCTCGGCCGCCACGACTTCGTCGAGATCGAGACCCCGACCCTGACGCGCTCGACGCCCGAGGGCGCCCGCGACTTCCTCGTCCCCGCGCGCCTGCGCCCGGGCAGCTGGTACGCCCTGCCGCAGAGCCCGCAGCTGTTCAAGCAGCTGCTCATGGTCGCCGGCATGGAGCGCTACTACCAGATCGCCCGCTGCTACCGCGACGAGGACTTCCGCGCCGACCGCCAGCCCGAGTTCACCCAGCTCGACGTGGAGATGAGCTTCGTCGAGCAGAGCGACATCGTCGCCCTCGGCGAGGAGATCGTCAGCGCCCTCTGGAAGCTCATCGGCGTCGAGCTCGACGCGCCGTTCCAGCAGTTGACGTACGCCGACGCGATGGCCCGCTTCGGCTCCGACAAGCCCGACCTGCGCTTCGGCCACGAGCTCACCGAGTGCACGGACTTCTTCTCGGACACGACGTTCCGCGTCTTCCAGGCCGAGTACGTCGGTGCCGTCGTCATGCCGGGCGGCGCCTCGCAGCCGCGCAAGCAGCTCGACGCGTGGCAGGAGTGGGCCAAGCAGCGCGGCGCCCGCGGCCTGGCCTACGTGCTCGTGCAGGAGGACGGCGAGCTGACCGGCCCCGTCGCCAAGAACCTCTCGGATGCCGAGCGGTCGGGTCTCGCGGCCCACGTCGGCGCGGCGCCCGGCGACTGCATCTTCTTCGCCGCGGGGGGCGCCAAGGCCTCGCGCGCGCTGCTCGGGGCCGCCCGCCTCGAGATCGGCCACCGCTGCGGCCTCATCGACGAGAGCGCGTGGAGCTTCCTCTGGGTCGTCGACGCGCCGCTCTTCGAGCCCGCCGCCGACGCCGTGGCCTCCGGTGACGTCGCCGTCGGGGCCGGGGCGTGGACCGCCGTGCACCACGCCTTCACCTCGCCCAAGGCCGAGTTCATGGACACCTTCGACACCGACCCGGGCCCGGCGCTCGCCTACGCCTACGACATCGTCTGCAACGGCAACGAGATCGGTGGCGGCTCGATCCGTATCCACCGCCGCGACGTGCAGGAGCGGGTCTTCAAGGTCATGGGCCTGTCCGAGGAGGAGGCGCAGGAGAAGTTCGGCTTCCTGCTCGAGGCCTTCGCCTTCGGCGCCCCGCCGCACGGCGGCATCGCCTTCGGCTGGGACCGCATCACGGCGCTGCTGGCCGGGGCCGACTCGATTCGCGAGGTCATCGCCTTCCCGAAGTCGGGTGGCGGCTACGACCCGTTGACCGCCGCGCCGGCGCCGATCACGCCGCTGCAGCGCAAGGAGGCCGGCGTCGACGCGAAGCCGGAGCTGGCGCCGTCGCCGGAGCCCGACGCCCGCTGA
- a CDS encoding ABC transporter ATP-binding protein, with product MSAAPPDGTLDEGATTPGDSVVRTTGLTKRYGALTAVDAVDLDVRAGDVYGFLGANGSGKTTTVRCLLGLVLPTSGRVELLGRAMPRAAAEVLPRVGALVEGPAAYGHLSGRANLELSDASGRRSGGEGGRRARRRRADEALDRVGLGAVGRRPVRAYSLGMRQRLGLAAALMRRPRLLVLDEPTNGLDPQGIREIRELLLELNRTGTTVFLSSHLLAEVEQLCTRIGLLDRGRLVLEERLDVLQAPTGRVAVETTDAEGADRAVTLLGDAVVSRTGVRLLVSGADPATVTERLVGAGVRVQAVGPERRSLEQVVEEHTRARAAQEVPT from the coding sequence GTGAGCGCCGCCCCGCCCGACGGCACGCTTGACGAGGGTGCGACCACGCCCGGCGATAGCGTCGTCCGCACCACCGGCCTGACCAAGCGGTACGGCGCGCTCACCGCCGTGGATGCCGTCGACCTCGACGTGCGGGCGGGCGACGTCTACGGCTTCCTCGGGGCCAACGGCTCGGGCAAGACGACGACGGTGCGGTGCCTGCTCGGCCTCGTGCTGCCGACGTCGGGGCGGGTCGAGCTGCTCGGGCGCGCCATGCCCAGGGCGGCCGCCGAGGTGCTCCCCCGGGTCGGCGCCCTCGTCGAGGGACCCGCCGCCTACGGGCACCTGTCGGGCCGGGCCAACCTCGAGCTGTCCGACGCCTCCGGTCGCCGGTCCGGGGGCGAGGGCGGGCGGCGGGCCCGACGCAGACGGGCCGACGAGGCCCTCGACCGGGTGGGGCTCGGCGCCGTGGGCCGTCGGCCGGTGCGCGCCTACTCGCTCGGCATGCGCCAGCGGCTCGGCCTCGCCGCGGCCCTCATGCGCCGGCCGCGCCTGCTCGTGCTCGACGAGCCGACGAACGGCCTCGACCCGCAGGGCATCCGCGAGATCCGTGAGCTGCTGCTCGAGCTCAACCGCACGGGCACGACCGTCTTCCTGTCGAGCCACCTCCTCGCCGAGGTCGAGCAGCTGTGCACCCGCATCGGCCTGCTCGACCGGGGCCGCCTCGTGCTCGAGGAGCGGCTCGACGTGCTGCAGGCCCCGACCGGTCGGGTCGCCGTCGAGACCACGGACGCCGAGGGCGCCGACCGCGCCGTCACCCTGCTCGGCGACGCGGTCGTCTCGCGTACCGGGGTGCGCCTGCTCGTCTCCGGCGCCGACCCGGCCACCGTCACCGAACGCCTCGTCGGGGCGGGCGTGCGCGTACAGGCGGTGGGGCCCGAGCGGCGCTCGCTCGAGCAGGTCGTGGAGGAGCACACCCGGGCGCGCGCGGCGCAGGAGGTACCGACCTGA
- a CDS encoding transcriptional regulator, with amino-acid sequence MERAWRWGVVAAVVAALVALPSAVGAWPAGQGEPDAGRLLERVRAASGSPYEGLAETTGALGLPVTDGLADVASLLGGRTQQRVWWRSADDWRSDVLTPTGEESTRETATGRVVWDYEANRAVVGDGVGSGGTAGGRGSPGTASVRLPRAADTLPPSLAARLLSDATAGQVGTLPSAFVAGRAADGLRLTPGEPLGSVDRVDVWADRASGVAVRVEVYGRGADRPALASTFLDFSDARPASATTAFTPPPGARVRQAVDTGLSDLLGSSYGWTRGGELPERLAGFARVTSTGGLERVGEYGRGVTRFAVALLPDPQASSLRRQLLAVPGARRLEGGVAVTVGPVGLFLGASSGSGESPVITGTLTPEGLARAAAELADRVASS; translated from the coding sequence ATGGAGCGCGCGTGGCGGTGGGGCGTCGTGGCCGCCGTCGTCGCGGCCCTCGTCGCGCTGCCGTCGGCCGTCGGCGCGTGGCCCGCTGGACAGGGTGAGCCGGATGCCGGCCGCCTCCTCGAGCGCGTCCGCGCGGCCTCGGGCTCCCCCTACGAGGGCCTGGCCGAGACCACCGGCGCCCTCGGGCTGCCCGTCACCGACGGCCTCGCCGACGTCGCCTCGCTGCTCGGCGGGCGGACGCAGCAACGGGTGTGGTGGCGCTCGGCCGACGACTGGCGCAGCGACGTGCTGACCCCCACGGGCGAGGAGAGCACGCGCGAGACCGCGACCGGTCGCGTCGTCTGGGACTACGAGGCGAACCGGGCGGTGGTCGGCGACGGCGTCGGCAGTGGGGGCACTGCGGGCGGCCGGGGCTCCCCCGGCACCGCGTCGGTTCGGCTACCCCGCGCGGCCGACACCCTGCCGCCGTCGCTCGCCGCCCGGCTGCTGTCGGACGCGACGGCCGGGCAGGTGGGCACGCTGCCGTCGGCGTTCGTGGCCGGCCGGGCCGCCGACGGGCTGCGCCTGACGCCCGGCGAGCCGCTCGGCAGCGTCGACCGGGTCGACGTCTGGGCCGACCGCGCGTCGGGCGTGGCCGTGCGCGTCGAGGTCTACGGCCGGGGTGCCGACCGCCCCGCCCTCGCCTCGACCTTCCTCGACTTCTCCGACGCGCGACCCGCTTCCGCGACGACGGCCTTCACCCCTCCCCCCGGCGCTCGGGTCCGCCAGGCCGTCGACACCGGCCTGTCCGACCTGCTCGGGTCGAGCTACGGCTGGACCCGGGGCGGCGAGCTGCCCGAGCGGCTGGCCGGCTTCGCACGCGTGACCTCGACCGGCGGTCTCGAGCGGGTCGGCGAGTACGGCCGCGGCGTGACCCGGTTCGCCGTCGCCCTGCTGCCCGACCCGCAGGCGTCGTCGCTGCGGCGGCAGCTGCTCGCCGTCCCCGGTGCCCGCCGGCTCGAGGGCGGGGTGGCTGTCACCGTCGGCCCGGTCGGCCTCTTCCTCGGTGCCTCGAGCGGGTCCGGCGAGTCGCCCGTCATCACCGGCACCCTGACGCCCGAGGGCCTGGCCCGCGCGGCCGCCGAGCTGGCCGACCGCGTGGCGTCGTCGTGA
- a CDS encoding NUDIX domain-containing protein, protein MGLDSPRGGTADLVERWRSHEIVDSTTVFEGLIFDVQRDRVDLGDGEVVTRDYIRHPGAVAVVALHPFDGVDHVMLIRQYRHAAHGDLWELPAGLLDVDGEPPWEAAARELVEEVDLVADEWHVLADDVSSPGILPETIRTFLARGLHDVPERDLHERDAEERGIEPLWVPLDDALDAVLAGSISNAHAVVGLLAAHASRSRGWASLREKDAVWPARDAQRRPAEGDRGAAGA, encoded by the coding sequence GTGGGCCTCGACTCGCCTCGCGGTGGCACCGCCGACCTCGTCGAGCGGTGGCGGTCTCACGAGATCGTCGACAGCACAACGGTTTTCGAAGGTCTCATCTTCGACGTGCAGCGTGACCGTGTCGACCTCGGCGACGGCGAGGTGGTGACACGCGACTACATCCGTCACCCGGGTGCGGTCGCCGTCGTCGCGCTGCACCCCTTCGACGGCGTCGACCACGTCATGCTCATCCGTCAGTACCGGCACGCCGCCCACGGTGACCTCTGGGAGCTGCCGGCCGGCCTGCTCGACGTCGACGGCGAGCCGCCGTGGGAGGCGGCCGCGCGTGAGCTCGTCGAGGAGGTCGACCTCGTCGCCGACGAGTGGCACGTGCTGGCCGACGACGTCTCGTCACCCGGCATCCTGCCCGAGACGATCCGCACCTTCCTCGCCCGTGGGCTGCACGACGTGCCCGAGCGCGACCTGCACGAGCGCGACGCCGAGGAACGCGGCATCGAGCCGCTCTGGGTGCCCCTCGACGACGCGCTCGACGCCGTCCTCGCCGGCTCCATCAGCAACGCGCACGCGGTCGTCGGTCTGCTCGCCGCGCACGCGTCGCGCTCGCGCGGCTGGGCCAGCCTGCGCGAGAAGGATGCCGTGTGGCCGGCCCGCGACGCCCAGCGGCGTCCCGCCGAGGGCGACCGCGGCGCTGCCGGCGCGTGA
- a CDS encoding YchJ family protein, which produces MNPGDAEPCPCGSGSPWARCCAPVLADARVADTAERLMRSRYSAFVVGDGDHLWRTWHPSTRPPDVAADEHTVWTGLDVRRTEAGGPDDDTGVVEFVASYREGGDGRRGRLREVSRFARRAGRWFYVDGDVRP; this is translated from the coding sequence GTGAACCCCGGCGACGCGGAGCCCTGTCCCTGCGGCAGCGGCAGCCCGTGGGCGAGGTGCTGCGCCCCGGTGCTCGCCGACGCCCGCGTCGCCGACACCGCCGAGCGGCTCATGCGTTCGCGCTACAGCGCCTTCGTGGTCGGAGACGGTGACCACCTGTGGCGCACGTGGCACCCCTCGACCCGGCCGCCCGACGTGGCGGCGGACGAGCACACGGTCTGGACCGGCCTGGACGTCAGGCGCACCGAGGCCGGCGGGCCCGACGACGACACCGGTGTGGTCGAGTTCGTCGCCTCGTACCGCGAGGGAGGCGACGGCCGGCGGGGGCGCCTGCGCGAGGTGAGCCGCTTCGCCCGGCGGGCCGGTCGCTGGTTCTACGTCGACGGCGACGTGCGCCCCTGA
- a CDS encoding lipase family alpha/beta hydrolase codes for MLGHLAPARRRLVVGVVALLVAALVAIVVAVAVNASRGGTTGPTGPTGVAAVPTSDRVVPGPVLLLPGYGGSRQSVEPLARSLRAEGKDVTVVALPDDALDDLEQQAVALGRAVDAVRSRTAAATVDLVGYSAGGVVARLWTVGEGAGRVRRLVTLGTPHHGTDLAALGALVGGDSCGVACRQLVPDSPLLTRLDREPLPEGTVLVSLWSNADEVVVPPSTAVVDGADSPSLQSICPSSRVRHGGLPADRQVQGMVAGALGAGPVPDWRPVDCARLRAA; via the coding sequence GTGCTCGGCCACCTCGCCCCCGCCCGGCGCCGCCTCGTCGTCGGTGTCGTCGCCCTGCTCGTGGCCGCCCTCGTCGCGATCGTCGTGGCCGTGGCGGTGAACGCCTCGCGCGGCGGCACGACCGGCCCGACCGGCCCGACCGGAGTGGCGGCGGTGCCGACGAGCGACCGGGTCGTGCCGGGGCCGGTGCTGCTCCTGCCCGGCTACGGCGGGTCACGCCAGTCGGTCGAGCCGCTGGCCCGGTCGCTGCGGGCGGAGGGCAAGGACGTCACGGTCGTGGCGCTACCCGACGACGCCCTCGACGACCTCGAGCAGCAGGCGGTCGCCCTGGGGCGGGCCGTCGACGCCGTGCGCAGCCGCACGGCCGCCGCGACCGTCGACCTCGTCGGGTACTCGGCCGGCGGCGTCGTCGCCCGGCTCTGGACCGTCGGCGAGGGGGCGGGCCGGGTGCGCCGGCTCGTCACCCTCGGCACGCCCCACCACGGCACCGATCTCGCCGCTCTCGGTGCGCTCGTCGGAGGGGACAGCTGCGGGGTGGCCTGCCGGCAGCTCGTGCCCGACAGCCCGTTGCTGACCCGGCTCGACCGCGAGCCGCTGCCCGAGGGCACCGTGCTCGTGTCGTTGTGGTCGAACGCCGACGAGGTCGTCGTCCCTCCCAGCACGGCGGTCGTCGACGGCGCGGACAGCCCGTCGCTGCAGAGCATCTGCCCCTCGTCGCGGGTGCGACACGGTGGCCTGCCGGCCGACCGGCAGGTGCAGGGGATGGTCGCCGGGGCGCTCGGCGCCGGGCCGGTGCCCGACTGGCGACCCGTCGACTGCGCCCGGCTGCGCGCCGCCTGA